From the genome of Scytonema hofmannii PCC 7110, one region includes:
- a CDS encoding DNA-processing protein DprA, with amino-acid sequence MLNHVLSPDTQAILLLCASFGQNRQLEPQPLTLSEYNSLADWLREHQMRPANLLEPTAQEVLETITSRKLHPQRLLTLLERGAMLSLAVEKWTNQGLWVLGRGDSNYPKCLKQRLRHSAPAILYGVGNIELLSRGGLAIVGSRDVDEESLSYTQRVAQTCFTHDIQVVSGGARGIDQAAMLGVLESGGTSIGVVADSLTKASVNGKYRSSIKEGRLALISSYDPDAGFNAGNAMGRNKYIYALADYALVVSSSLGKGGTWAGAVEALEKMRDIPIFIRMHPSASEGIRQLHDKGAQAFPSEPWNTSLKELLATSVSLDEPVQIPHAIAHSHLQNADDRTKDIIYEAVLPLILDRLQQPNNVKCLAESLNVRQSQMQDWLDKAVVEGHVRKTNKPVAYVINQSATQLSFL; translated from the coding sequence ATGTTAAATCACGTGCTGTCACCAGATACTCAAGCCATCTTACTGTTATGTGCTAGTTTTGGGCAAAATCGTCAACTTGAACCTCAACCTCTCACCTTGAGTGAATATAACTCTTTAGCTGACTGGTTGCGAGAACATCAAATGCGTCCTGCAAACTTACTGGAACCAACAGCACAAGAAGTTTTAGAAACAATAACCAGTCGGAAACTTCACCCCCAGAGGTTACTGACTTTATTGGAACGAGGTGCGATGCTGAGTTTGGCAGTAGAGAAATGGACAAATCAGGGGCTATGGGTTTTGGGAAGAGGTGATAGCAACTATCCCAAGTGTCTCAAGCAGAGACTGAGACATTCCGCACCCGCAATTCTCTATGGGGTTGGCAATATTGAATTGTTATCAAGGGGAGGATTGGCAATTGTTGGTTCTCGTGATGTGGATGAGGAAAGCCTCAGCTATACTCAAAGAGTTGCACAAACTTGCTTTACTCATGACATCCAGGTGGTATCTGGCGGGGCGCGTGGAATAGACCAAGCAGCAATGTTAGGTGTGTTGGAATCTGGGGGAACATCTATCGGCGTAGTAGCAGATAGTTTGACAAAAGCGTCTGTTAATGGTAAGTATCGTTCCAGTATTAAAGAAGGTAGACTTGCCTTAATCTCTAGTTACGACCCTGATGCTGGTTTCAATGCTGGTAACGCAATGGGACGGAATAAGTATATTTACGCTTTAGCAGATTATGCTCTTGTTGTCAGTTCGTCACTGGGGAAGGGCGGTACTTGGGCTGGGGCGGTGGAAGCTTTGGAAAAAATGAGAGATATACCGATTTTTATACGGATGCATCCAAGTGCATCAGAAGGTATTCGCCAACTGCATGACAAAGGAGCACAAGCTTTCCCGTCAGAACCTTGGAATACTTCATTAAAAGAACTTTTGGCAACATCTGTATCTTTGGATGAACCAGTACAGATACCTCACGCGATCGCACACTCTCACCTACAAAACGCTGACGATCGCACAAAGGACATTATATATGAAGCTGTCTTGCCATTGATCCTCGATCGTCTACAGCAACCAAACAACGTGAAATGTCTTGCCGAATCCTTGAATGTGAGACAATCACAAATGCAGGATTGGTTAGACAAAGCTGTTGTGGAAGGTCATGTAAGAAAAACAAATAAACCCGTTGCTTATGTGATTAATCAATCGGCAACTCAGCTGTCTTTTTTATAG